In Miscanthus floridulus cultivar M001 chromosome 19, ASM1932011v1, whole genome shotgun sequence, the DNA window CGGCCGACGAGCCCAAGGTTCGTCCGTTGAAGCCGCCGCCCGGGCTGCTCGACGGCGGGAGCGTCTCGTCGTCGCCGCGGTCGCCGATGGCCAGAGTTGCCATGTTGTCGCCGCGGCGGAGGAGCAGGGTCGGCTCCGGTGTCGACTTCGACCCGTTCGCCGCCGCGCTGCTGGAGGCAACCAAGGCGCCAGCGCCATCCCCGCTCGGCGGCAAAGATGACAAGGGCAGTGCCATCGCCGGCTCGCCGCCCAAGAAACTGGCCTCGCGTACCGCGTCGTGGTCGAGGAGCGCCGGGTGGAGAAGGTGGCGGCTCAGCGACCTCCTCCTGTTCCGGAGCTCATCCGACGGCGGTCGTGTCAACAAGCAGGAGCACCCCGACATGAAGGCAGTGCGACAGCTCGACTTGCCCGTCAAGAAGGCGAGCGCGCAGCCGGCGGTGACGATCAAAGCCAGCGCAAAAGGCGGCGACATGGTCAAGGACTGGAAGCGGCATGGCAACAGgaacgcggccgcggcggcggtgaACGTCGCCGGGTGCGCTCGGCTGAGCCCGCTGCAGCGGCTGGCCAAAGGGCTCGGCGCGTACTCGTGGCACCACCACGGCATGGCGCCGCCGGCAAACAAAGGGTGAAGAATCATAGCGTCATTTTGCCGTATTTCTCTGCCCGGTTATCTGTTCATACAAGATgtatcttctttttgcatagtgtgaAACAATATACAAGTGCAATTTGCATCCAATACTGCTTTTGGTATTGGTTTCTCACTTTGTGGAGCTTGACTGTATTATCATCGTGTACTATTTGCATAACTAGCAAACGTGTCGGTGAGGCTGTGCATGCTTTCAACTCAATATATTGCACTCAACTCAATATATCTAGGAATCATACTTTATACTACTTTATACTGGACACGAGTTGTTATAACTTGTAGGAATACGGATTCGTGAGTTCAGATCTCATAAGAGAGACTGAAAACATGATGACACTTTGAGAAATAAATAAAAGGTGGACAGAAGAATCACTTAACTCTTTAATATCAATTgaattagatatagatataaatatataatGGATAGATATACGtatagaatagatagatatatttattttttagataaagagatatatatagatatagatatagatacagaATACACCTCTGTCTCATATAAAGTGATGTTATGGGAACGTATCggtcaaactttttcaaattaATTTAACTAGGTTTGTAGATAACAtcagcaacatttgtatctccaataAGTTTATTATGGTAATATATTCaataatctatctaatgatactaattatgtctcataaatattaatattttcttctaTATTGTTCAGAGTTAAAATTGTTTAACTTCTTGGGAAGTGAAAATGACATCTTTTTATGGGACGGAGGGTAATAGAtatgatatagatatagatatggaCTTAGATATTATAAGGCCACCCGCAATGGTATAAACCGGTTAGTAGCTCTAAGCCAACTTCTTCAATAGTATTAACTTTTAGTGCATAGGTCATAACATGGATGACCCCACATGGCACTATTATATGATCTTAAAATACGTGTATGAGCTTAGCTCTTGATCAATagctagcttttctctctcttccattaaaatatgaaaaaaaaatgcTTAGAGCTAGTTTATGAGTCCCCATTACGAGTGCCATAAGATAGATTATATGATGATGAGAGACAATTGTTAATTATTATGGATTAATGTGCCCTTGACCATTGGCATGTTCGTCTTCTTTTCTTGAAACCTGTGATAAAGTTAGATTCTGCCTCCACAATAGTGCTTCAATTATGATCAAAATGTACCATGCTTATCATCATAAAAGACTGCACATACAGCTACAGTAGCTGTGCTGCTCTTGAGACGTTTCTTTGATCGCGGGATCCCTTGGGCTTCTCACCTATAGCATAAACAACCCATACAACCATACTGATATGGAACGTTCTGCGTGTATTGGGGGATATGGACAAGGATGCCCAAGAACAGCCGTAAAACTAAAATTAGCTGATGAGAGGTTGACATGGATTTAGTATGGTTTTGCTCTCTTCATTTTTAGTTTTCTTCTTTAGGGATTCCATTTCTTATCCGGTCTTATTTCCAAATGTTAGTTCTAATAACTACTCGCTGATTTTATTTAGCGAGTTATTTTCATTAGACATGTCTAGGCAAGTGTGAAATAGTGCACGATAGAATCGAGCCATAATACCATACAATACAATAGGCAATGGTGAATGCAGGCCTTATCCGCCTCTCCTTCCTCTTCACCTATGTCCAAAACTTGCAGACTGTTTGCTTAGGTTTCCTAAGAGTTTTTGGACCTCAGCTTTCGGACTTTCCAAAAGCAAAAAAGCTTCCGGAAGCCAAAAGCCACATGCTCATCAAAGTGAGCTTTTGAGTTTTTGGTTTGTCGGAGCTTTTTAGCTTTTGGAATGTCCCAAATCTAACGT includes these proteins:
- the LOC136528448 gene encoding uncharacterized protein; translation: MEPRMMAPASPPPKDFRLDSAATSPYATAPSSPRGCLVPSDEGAAGGGLFLTAPPSPNPFDLLPPAATPRLTDANPFDLFQHFTSAPASPRRAAAIYAHFAEGNGSDGGPDGDDGDEEFQPRRSYATGGSSVPFDWEERPGTPKRGLGGGVAANKAAWDTEFEFGTQVGKAAPVETLTTADELFEKGKIRPLKPKPNTADEPKVRPLKPPPGLLDGGSVSSSPRSPMARVAMLSPRRRSRVGSGVDFDPFAAALLEATKAPAPSPLGGKDDKGSAIAGSPPKKLASRTASWSRSAGWRRWRLSDLLLFRSSSDGGRVNKQEHPDMKAVRQLDLPVKKASAQPAVTIKASAKGGDMVKDWKRHGNRNAAAAAVNVAGCARLSPLQRLAKGLGAYSWHHHGMAPPANKG